Genomic segment of Candidatus Methylomirabilota bacterium:
TCGGCCAGATCCGTGACCTCCACCTCGAGGACGCCGGACAGGTTGAGGGTTCCGGCAAAGACCCGGGAGCCGCCCGACACCTCCTCGGCCACGGACTCGCCGGTCATCGTGCTCTGGTCGACCGCGGAGGTCCCGCGCACGACGCGACCGTCTCCCGGGAAGGCCTCGCCGGGCCGCACGACGATATGGTCCCCGGGATGGAGACGGTCGACGGCCACCTCCTCCTCCCCGCGGGGTCCCAGCCGAGCGGCCGTACCCGGCCGCAGAGTCTTCAGCCCCTCGATCGCCGCCCGGGCGCCCAGGATGCTGCGCTCCTCGAAGAAGTGGCCGATTTCCATGACGAGGGGAATGAGGATCGCCGTCTCGAAGTCCCCGGTGGCGAAGGCGGCGAGGAGGGCGACGCTCACCAGCTGGTCCACCGTGGAGTCGGGGTCACGCGCGAGAAAGCCCCGGATGCCGGCTCGCCAGACCGGGACGATGGCGAGCGCGGCGCCGACGGCCAGCAGCAGCGCCGCGATCTCCTCCTGGCCCGGAAAGAGTCGGCGATGCGCGAGGCCGGCAGCAAGCAGGATGCCGGCCGCCAGCGCGCCTCCGAGCCGGCGCGCGATCCGGCGGCGCTCTTCCGACGTCAGCGCCGACTCGATCGTGTCCTGGAGTCGCCCGCTGAGGGGGCGGGGGGTGACCCCGAGCGCCATCACGACCCGCCCGGTCCCGTCCACTCGCCCGGCGTGTTGTCGCTCGGGATGAGGATCCGCCCCGTGTCCGAGCCGGGCGGCACCAGGATCCGTCCGCCCACCGTGGACAGCGCGCGTTCCATCGCTTCGCGGTAGAGCCGCTGATGGACCACCGCCGGATTCCGTCGGTATTCCTCCCGGATCGCCAGGAACGTGGCGGCGGCGCCCCGGGCCTCGGCCAGATGGGCGGCTTCGTCGGCCTCGGCCTGGCGGACGCGGCCCTGGCCGTCGGCGGCCGCCTGGGGCAGCGCCTGCTCCCGATACCCACGGGCCTCATCGACCCGGGTCTTCCGTTCGACGAACGCGCTCTGCACGTCGTCGAAATCGCGTGCCACTTGCGGGGGCGGTCGGAGCGCGGTGAACTCGAGGGCCAGCAGCCGCACCCACTGACCATCCTCATCGAGGCGCTCCTGCGCGCGCCCGATGGCCTGGGCCGCCAGGCGCCTCTGGCCATCGACCAGGACGGCGTCGATCGTCATTTCGCCGAGCGTCCGCGTGAGGGCGGACACCACGGCATCCCGGATGACGGCCTCCGGTGCGACGATCCGGAGCGTCCACGCGACGGGATCGGTGATCTGGTACTTGAGGACCGCGGCGGGCTGGACGATGTTGTGGTCTGCCGTGAGGGCGTACCCGGTGGCCGTGACGTCCAGGCGGTCACCGATGGCGTCCGGCCCCCCCGCGAGCGCCTCGATGCGCATCTCCTGCACGCGCTTCACGGGGACGCGGATGACCTCGTCGACCAGATAGGGCAGGGCGACCAGCAAGCCAGGTCCGTGGACCTGATCGGCGCGCGTCCGGCCTGTCAGCTTCCCGAACCGCAGCCGGAGCGCCACCTCGTCGGGCTTGACCACCGTGATCCCGGAGACCAGGATCGCGATGGCCGCCAGCGCGGCGACCCACTTCAGCAGCCGAAAGGCCGTGGTGAGGCTCTCGAGGAGCGGACCGGACGCCGACGCGGTCATCCTACTTCGCCACCCGACCGGAGGCGGCGCCGCCTCCTTCGGCCGGCCCGGGGGTGTTGAGGAGGGTGAAGGGGGCGGCATCGGTCCGGAGAATGACCGTCGTGCGCTTCCCGAGGAGCGCCTGCAGCGATTCCAGGGAGCGCAGGAACCGGTAGAGCTCGGGGTCTCGCCTCTGGGCCTCGGCGTAGATGCGGGCGGCCTGGGCCTCCGCCCGCGCGCGGATCTCGGCGGCCTTCTGCGTCCCCTCGGCCCGCACGCGGGCCGCGTCGAGGTCGGTCTGGGAACGGATGGCCGCCGCCTCGCGTTCGCCCTCGGCCCGGTAACGGGCGGCGAACTGCCGCCGCTCCGTCCGCATCTGGTCGAAGACGAAGGGCACGTTCTCGGGCGGCAGGCCGAGCTGCTTGAGCCCGATCTGGTGCACGGCCACGCCGAATCGTTCGTGGGCCGTGGCCCGGACATCGGTCAGGATGTCGGTCTCGATCTCGGGAATCTTGAGGCGGCCAGGATCGGTGGAAGCGAGGGCCGCCAGCTCATATCGGCCGAGGACCGCATTCTTGGCGTTGGTCACCAGCCCGTCGAGCCGATCCTCGGCCGTCGCCAGGTCACCGACGGCTTGCAGGAAGGTGAGCGGCTCCCCGACCGACCAGACCACGAACGTGCGCAGCACGATGTTCTTCTTGTCCCGGGTGAGGGTCTCGGCAAAGCGCGAGTTGAAGAGCCGATGGCGAGCATCCATCACCCACACGTGCTCGATCGGCCACGGCCACTTCGCGTGGAGCCCCGCATCGCGCCACACGGCCCGCGGAGCCCCCAATCGGGTGACCACCGCGACCTGCCCCTCGCGGACGGCGACGAAGACGCTCGAGGCGAGGGTCAGCGTCACGATGACGAGCGCGACGGTCAAGCGGACGACGGAATTCCGCATCATCGGCTCTCCGCAGTCAAGGGGTCTGTGTCCCGGGCCGTATGTCGATCCAGAGCTCACCGGCGCCCGTCCGAAGTCGGTGGTCCACGACGAACAGGCTGCGGTCGGCGAGGCCGTCCTCCAGAGCTTCCAGCCGCCGGCGAAACCGGAAGAGCTCCGGCGACGTCCGGGAGGCGCTCAAGGCGGCCCGGAACCGGGCCGCGGCGCCTTCGGCGTCGGCCAGGCGGCGGGCGGCCTCGGCTTCGGCCTCCCGGATCGCGCGAGTCGCCTCGGCCTGCGCGGCCGGCGCGGTGGTTTCCTGATAGACGCGGCCACGCGCGGCGCGCGTCTCGCGCTCGATCTCTGCGCTGACCACGTCCTCGTAGGCGCCCGCGATCCCCACGGGCGGGTGGAGGCTGATGAAGCCGACGTGGAGGATCGCCAGGCCGAGGCCCTGGACGTCACACGCCTGCTGCAGCGTGACCGCGAACCGCTTCGCGAACTCCGTCCGGTCGGCGGTGAGCAGGCGGTCCAGGTCGGTCGCCACCGTCTCCCGCATGAGGAGCCGGTACGCCAGCGCATCGAGGGTCTCGCGCGGGTTCTGCGAGCCGAAGGCGAAGGCGACGACGTCGCGAATGCGATAGCTGACCGTCGCGTCCACCGACACCAGCTCCCGGCCCTCCCCGAGGAGCAATTGGTACTCCTCGCCCGCATGCGTCCGTCCCCACAGGAGGGAGTCTTTCGGGGGTCCGGCGTAGCCGAGCCCCAGCGTCTGGACCCTCGTCACCGGGTAGCGATCCATCGTCTCCAGGGGCCAGGGCCACTTGAGGTGGAGGCCCGGACTGACGGGAGCCCGGGACACGAGACGCCCGAACCGGAGGCGGATCCCCTGCTCCTGGGGGCCGATGACCACGAGCATGGTCGACGCCCAGACGAGCAGGATCAGGCTCGCCAGGAGCATGCCGAGGCTCCGTCGTACGAAGCCGATCGCCCAGGTCGACCGGAGCGAGAGACCCAGGCGCCGTTCGGCAGCCGCCATCAGGCTGTGGAGGGGACTTCCCCCATGGAAGAGCGTGGTCAGCGTGATGAGCTGGACGGGGACGACGATCTCCGGCCACGGCGCCCGGTTCCGGAAGGCGTGAAAGAGGCCCCGGAGCCATAGCTCGGCGGCGCACAGGGTGCACACCCCGACCAATACCAGGGCGATCCCGCGACCGAGATCGAACGCCTCGAGGCCCAGGCCACGCGCGAGCAGGCCGACGCCGGTTAGGGCCGACACCCAGTGGCCCCCGCGGAGCCACTCGACGAGCCCTGCGGATTCCGGGAGGCGCGGGGACGTCAGGGCCGTCCACCGCGATG
This window contains:
- a CDS encoding protease modulator HflK encodes the protein MTASASGPLLESLTTAFRLLKWVAALAAIAILVSGITVVKPDEVALRLRFGKLTGRTRADQVHGPGLLVALPYLVDEVIRVPVKRVQEMRIEALAGGPDAIGDRLDVTATGYALTADHNIVQPAAVLKYQITDPVAWTLRIVAPEAVIRDAVVSALTRTLGEMTIDAVLVDGQRRLAAQAIGRAQERLDEDGQWVRLLALEFTALRPPPQVARDFDDVQSAFVERKTRVDEARGYREQALPQAAADGQGRVRQAEADEAAHLAEARGAAATFLAIREEYRRNPAVVHQRLYREAMERALSTVGGRILVPPGSDTGRILIPSDNTPGEWTGPGGS
- a CDS encoding protease modulator HflC, translated to MMRNSVVRLTVALVIVTLTLASSVFVAVREGQVAVVTRLGAPRAVWRDAGLHAKWPWPIEHVWVMDARHRLFNSRFAETLTRDKKNIVLRTFVVWSVGEPLTFLQAVGDLATAEDRLDGLVTNAKNAVLGRYELAALASTDPGRLKIPEIETDILTDVRATAHERFGVAVHQIGLKQLGLPPENVPFVFDQMRTERRQFAARYRAEGEREAAAIRSQTDLDAARVRAEGTQKAAEIRARAEAQAARIYAEAQRRDPELYRFLRSLESLQALLGKRTTVILRTDAAPFTLLNTPGPAEGGGAASGRVAK
- a CDS encoding protease modulator HflK, giving the protein MAGFLPPRFDAAARFAGPLLGAAGAALGLALVTLVGQHGLDYGALAPLAVYMLLLAVTLYTSGRVARLRSEVQRTRDAEEPEGPAGEPEGRSTPAAQAQAKLARYGREGVALMFSLGGAAGLGLSVLSLRGDLGSGPAARITVLVGLVLGLLAFLLMVASRWTALTSPRLPESAGLVEWLRGGHWVSALTGVGLLARGLGLEAFDLGRGIALVLVGVCTLCAAELWLRGLFHAFRNRAPWPEIVVPVQLITLTTLFHGGSPLHSLMAAAERRLGLSLRSTWAIGFVRRSLGMLLASLILLVWASTMLVVIGPQEQGIRLRFGRLVSRAPVSPGLHLKWPWPLETMDRYPVTRVQTLGLGYAGPPKDSLLWGRTHAGEEYQLLLGEGRELVSVDATVSYRIRDVVAFAFGSQNPRETLDALAYRLLMRETVATDLDRLLTADRTEFAKRFAVTLQQACDVQGLGLAILHVGFISLHPPVGIAGAYEDVVSAEIERETRAARGRVYQETTAPAAQAEATRAIREAEAEAARRLADAEGAAARFRAALSASRTSPELFRFRRRLEALEDGLADRSLFVVDHRLRTGAGELWIDIRPGTQTP